From the Ciona intestinalis chromosome 2, KH, whole genome shotgun sequence genome, one window contains:
- the LOC100177186 gene encoding sorting nexin-25 isoform X2, with amino-acid sequence MMGITGFHNSVLYSSVGLLFLALLVMKPVVLGVVFNLVISLLGICVGCALGVLIMVKLLNHLETHKLNVETTNTAAQLNSDSRIFVNLSRFQILSRCYHWGSIKVTMLFQSLISRLAASPLIKSQTEANHTRASVRGRGLYEIIRPYGQTPDDMLASAYGPTAYGTGSTVCVSHNIDEIVHRVFEYTYRDYVETWYAQVSADHGNLHKMIRADYWDVVKAFSERLSKLDTVNLTMKRFPTCLLHHFEQLKLTAKSSPEDVKPSFTLHPCLRDRNTELTFLRHICEYILILTLPPEAARISSLRTILREILSGLALLPMVDSLCDPDYINQTILSFLQWRDTTHEDHTRAYAYAATYEDFMKIITECKSVPVLRQIRYRIMTEIIHATTISGLKKDQSKAAKARSMDKGELLISRNLKRYINQCQVAKQQCEKKIRLLGGGDYGVNYSPLDGSVAGSFESQLLSFEEIMTSPISRSFFLKYLKKIGRGALLNFWNQVEIVKTTQPTGKALAKLVSYAYQNHVLQGSVEQLPLDIDKSTMKGMQDCVIGNKSPQDFFLVQKQVYDLLKSDHYPSFVVSDIYTYQLMPEINDSTIDGSMNIAKEDLNKTAFGGDCSSDASLQRLRMLEGKLEYKAQALESLLPSAKLDPKVTEQLEEDIKMLQRAKMKQQIHMERTDAWWEHMGSWAANVQDAYCQQDSSEGSLNGGGPLYTIVVQCSGVSLYEATDDVSGWVVTRCLSDFHNLHHSLKEYSSWLRKQSLPKLPMFRMRGVSEKFLLESKSTLNTYLHNILKDEILRCSQIVYSFLSPGPDCTKIGEDSTSQSSKPTSNFGDFFKRIPKDVFDRVVKQAAEEENLDSLDDDEDRDSVAAPLYELISEIFELQGLFRFFRRSLIVFVRLAFGGSINRQVRETSEWLCSEPMLVLYLQTFLDSMWPGGKLAPALQERTEDEKLQTKLEVRVKLLQSIPEMLNGLVGQENAKRGVLKVFHALQDQRLNKHLFYTLLAEIIEEVFPEILTGNSN; translated from the exons atgatgGGAATAACTGGTTTCCATAACTCTGTATTGTATAGTTCAGTCGGGTtattgttcttggctttgttggtAATGAAGCCAGTTGTTCTTGGTGTTGTATTCAACTTGGTAATATCATTGCTTGGTATTTGTGTTGGCTGTGCTCTAGGTGTGTTAATTAtggtaaaacttttaaaccacCTAGAAACACATAAACTGAACGTTGAAACTACAAACACAGCAGCACAGTTGAATTCTGACAGCAGAATCTTCGTAAACCTATCAAGGTTTCAAATTCTAtctcgctgctaccattggggAAGCATAAAAGTCACAATGCTATTTCAATCTCTGATCTCACGCCTGGCAGCTTCTCCTTTAATTAAATCTCAAACTGAGGCAAACCACACAAGGGCTAGTGTAAGGGGCAGAGGATTGTATGAAATTATACGACCGTATGGTCAAACTCCAGATGACATGTTAGCAAGTGCATATGGACCCACTGCTTACGGCACGGGATCCACGGTCTGTGTCTCGCATAACATTGATGAGATCGTCCACAGAGTTTTCGAGTACACTTACAGAGATTATGTCGAAACCTG GTATGCTCAAGTCAGTGCAGACCATGGAAATCTTCACAAAATGATTCGTGCTGATTATTGGGATGTTGTGAAGGCATTTTCTGAGCGACTTAGCAAACTGGACACTGTTAATTTAACAATGAAACGATTTCCAACCTGTTTGCTACATCACTTTGAACAACTCAAACTCACAGCAAAAtc GAGTCCAGAAGATGTAAAACCATCCTTTACACTCCATCCCTGCCTCCGGGATCGGAACACAGAGCTTACTTTTCTTCGTCACATATGCGAATACATCCTCATCCTTACTTTACCTCCAGAGGCTGCAAGGATCTCTAGTTTAAGAACAATACTACGTGAAATTTTATCCGGATTAG CACTTCTTCCAATGGTGGACAGTTTATGTGATCCCGACTACATTAACCAAACCATATTATCATTCCTTCAATGGCGGGATACCACCCATGAAGATCATACAAGGGCGTATGCCTATGCTGCCACTTATGAggattttatgaaaataatcACAGAATGCAAAAGTGTTCCTGTTCTTCGACAAATAAG ATATCGCATCATGACTGAAATAATCCATGCTACCACAATTAGTGGACTGAAAAAAGATCAAAGCAAAGCAGCAAAAGCAAGAAGCATGGATAAG GGTGAACTTCTCATAAGTCGTAACCTGAAGAGGTACATTAACCAATGCCAGGTCGCCAAGCAGCAATGTGAAAAGAAAATTCG ATTACTCGGAGGTGGAGATTATGGGGTTAATTACTCTCCACTTGATGGCAGTGTAGCAGGTTCATTTGAAAGTCAG CTTCTATCATTTGAAGAAATAATGACGTCCCCCATATCTCGCTCATTCTTTCTCAAGTATTTAAAGAAGATAGGACGTGGAGCTCTACTTAACTTCTGGAATCAG GTTGAAATAGTAAAAACTACCCAACCCACTGGGAAGGCACTGGCCAAGTTAGTCAGCTATGCTTACCAGAACCATGTTCTACAAGGATCAGTGGAACAACTCCCACTCGATATTGATAAATCCACCATGAAAGGAATGCAGGATTGTGTCATTGGAAATAAATCTCCTCAAGATTTTTTCTTGGTCCAGAAGCAG GTATACGATTTGTTGAAGAGTGACCACTACCCCTCATTTGTGGTGAGTGATATTTATACTTACCAACTTATGCCGGAGATAAACGACTCAACTATCGATGGGAGTATGAATATTGCTAAAGAAGATTTGAATAAAACAG CCTTTGGTGGAGATTGTTCATCCGATGCTTCGTTACAACGACTACGAATGTTGGAGGGAAAGCTTGAATATAAAGCACAAGCCCTTGAAAGCTTGCTACCATCCGCTAAACTTGATCCTAAG GTAACAGAGCAGTTGGAGGAAGACATAAAGATGTTGCAGCGAGCGAAGATGAAGCAGCAGATCCACATGGAGAGGACTGATGCATGGTGGGAACACATGGGAAGTTGGGCGGCAAACGTACAAGATGCTTATTGCCAACAAGATTCCTCAGAGG GTTCATTAAATGGAGGTGGCCCATTGTACACCATTGTTGTGCAATGTTCTGGTGTTTCTCTGTATGAAGCTACAGACGATGTATCTGGATGGGTGGTCACCAGATGCCTCAGTGACTTCCATAATCTGCATCATTCGCTGAAAGAG TATAGTTCATGGCTTCGTAAGCAAAGTCTTCCAAAACTCCCGATGTTTAGAATGAGAGGAGTATCTGAAAAGTTTCTCCTGGAATCCAAATCCACTCTCAATACATATCtgcataatatattaaaa GATGAGATCTTGAGATGCAGTCAGATCGTCTACTCATTCCTCAGCCCAGGTCCCGACTGCACGAAGATCGGCGAGGATTCAACCTCCCAATCCTCGAAACCAACATCCAACTTTGGAGACTTCTTCAAGAGAATCCCAAAGGATGTTTTTGATCGTGTAGTGAAGCAAGCAGCAGAGGAAGAGAACCTTGATAGTTTAGATGATGATGAGGACAG AGATTCTGTGGCTGCTCCTTTGTATGAACTGATCAgtgaaatatttgaattgCAAGGTCTCTTTCGATTCTTCAGAAGaagtttaattgtttttgtgaGACTTGCTTTCGGTGGTAGCATAAATAG ACAAGTAAGAGAAACAAGCGAATGGTTGTGCTCTGAACCCATGCTTGTATTATATCTGCAAACCTTCCTTGACTCAATGTGGCCTGGTGGGAAACTAGCGCCAGCACTGCAGGAGAGAACCGAAGAC gaaaagtTGCAGACTAAACTTGAGGTACGAGTTAAGTTGTTACAAAGCATACCAGAGATGTTGAATGGATTAGTTGGGCAGGAAAATGCAAAGCGGGGAGTTCTGAAAGTTTTCCATGCTTTGCAGGATCAAAGATTAAACAAGCATCTGTTTTAT ACTCTGCTAGCTGAAATAATTGAAGAAGTCTTTCCAGAAATTCTTACTGGAAACTCCAATTAA
- the LOC100177186 gene encoding sorting nexin-25 isoform X1, giving the protein MMGITGFHNSVLYSSVGLLFLALLVMKPVVLGVVFNLVISLLGICVGCALGVLIMVKLLNHLETHKLNVETTNTAAQLNSDSRIFVNLSRFQILSRCYHWGSIKVTMLFQSLISRLAASPLIKSQTEANHTRASVRGRGLYEIIRPYGQTPDDMLASAYGPTAYGTGSTVCVSHNIDEIVHRVFEYTYRDYVETWYAQVSADHGNLHKMIRADYWDVVKAFSERLSKLDTVNLTMKRFPTCLLHHFEQLKLTAKSSPEDVKPSFTLHPCLRDRNTELTFLRHICEYILILTLPPEAARISSLRTILREILSGLVQLTTALLPMVDSLCDPDYINQTILSFLQWRDTTHEDHTRAYAYAATYEDFMKIITECKSVPVLRQIRYRIMTEIIHATTISGLKKDQSKAAKARSMDKGELLISRNLKRYINQCQVAKQQCEKKIRLLGGGDYGVNYSPLDGSVAGSFESQLLSFEEIMTSPISRSFFLKYLKKIGRGALLNFWNQVEIVKTTQPTGKALAKLVSYAYQNHVLQGSVEQLPLDIDKSTMKGMQDCVIGNKSPQDFFLVQKQVYDLLKSDHYPSFVVSDIYTYQLMPEINDSTIDGSMNIAKEDLNKTAFGGDCSSDASLQRLRMLEGKLEYKAQALESLLPSAKLDPKVTEQLEEDIKMLQRAKMKQQIHMERTDAWWEHMGSWAANVQDAYCQQDSSEGSLNGGGPLYTIVVQCSGVSLYEATDDVSGWVVTRCLSDFHNLHHSLKEYSSWLRKQSLPKLPMFRMRGVSEKFLLESKSTLNTYLHNILKDEILRCSQIVYSFLSPGPDCTKIGEDSTSQSSKPTSNFGDFFKRIPKDVFDRVVKQAAEEENLDSLDDDEDRDSVAAPLYELISEIFELQGLFRFFRRSLIVFVRLAFGGSINRQVRETSEWLCSEPMLVLYLQTFLDSMWPGGKLAPALQERTEDEKLQTKLEVRVKLLQSIPEMLNGLVGQENAKRGVLKVFHALQDQRLNKHLFYTLLAEIIEEVFPEILTGNSN; this is encoded by the exons atgatgGGAATAACTGGTTTCCATAACTCTGTATTGTATAGTTCAGTCGGGTtattgttcttggctttgttggtAATGAAGCCAGTTGTTCTTGGTGTTGTATTCAACTTGGTAATATCATTGCTTGGTATTTGTGTTGGCTGTGCTCTAGGTGTGTTAATTAtggtaaaacttttaaaccacCTAGAAACACATAAACTGAACGTTGAAACTACAAACACAGCAGCACAGTTGAATTCTGACAGCAGAATCTTCGTAAACCTATCAAGGTTTCAAATTCTAtctcgctgctaccattggggAAGCATAAAAGTCACAATGCTATTTCAATCTCTGATCTCACGCCTGGCAGCTTCTCCTTTAATTAAATCTCAAACTGAGGCAAACCACACAAGGGCTAGTGTAAGGGGCAGAGGATTGTATGAAATTATACGACCGTATGGTCAAACTCCAGATGACATGTTAGCAAGTGCATATGGACCCACTGCTTACGGCACGGGATCCACGGTCTGTGTCTCGCATAACATTGATGAGATCGTCCACAGAGTTTTCGAGTACACTTACAGAGATTATGTCGAAACCTG GTATGCTCAAGTCAGTGCAGACCATGGAAATCTTCACAAAATGATTCGTGCTGATTATTGGGATGTTGTGAAGGCATTTTCTGAGCGACTTAGCAAACTGGACACTGTTAATTTAACAATGAAACGATTTCCAACCTGTTTGCTACATCACTTTGAACAACTCAAACTCACAGCAAAAtc GAGTCCAGAAGATGTAAAACCATCCTTTACACTCCATCCCTGCCTCCGGGATCGGAACACAGAGCTTACTTTTCTTCGTCACATATGCGAATACATCCTCATCCTTACTTTACCTCCAGAGGCTGCAAGGATCTCTAGTTTAAGAACAATACTACGTGAAATTTTATCCGGATTAG TCCAATTGACAACAGCACTTCTTCCAATGGTGGACAGTTTATGTGATCCCGACTACATTAACCAAACCATATTATCATTCCTTCAATGGCGGGATACCACCCATGAAGATCATACAAGGGCGTATGCCTATGCTGCCACTTATGAggattttatgaaaataatcACAGAATGCAAAAGTGTTCCTGTTCTTCGACAAATAAG ATATCGCATCATGACTGAAATAATCCATGCTACCACAATTAGTGGACTGAAAAAAGATCAAAGCAAAGCAGCAAAAGCAAGAAGCATGGATAAG GGTGAACTTCTCATAAGTCGTAACCTGAAGAGGTACATTAACCAATGCCAGGTCGCCAAGCAGCAATGTGAAAAGAAAATTCG ATTACTCGGAGGTGGAGATTATGGGGTTAATTACTCTCCACTTGATGGCAGTGTAGCAGGTTCATTTGAAAGTCAG CTTCTATCATTTGAAGAAATAATGACGTCCCCCATATCTCGCTCATTCTTTCTCAAGTATTTAAAGAAGATAGGACGTGGAGCTCTACTTAACTTCTGGAATCAG GTTGAAATAGTAAAAACTACCCAACCCACTGGGAAGGCACTGGCCAAGTTAGTCAGCTATGCTTACCAGAACCATGTTCTACAAGGATCAGTGGAACAACTCCCACTCGATATTGATAAATCCACCATGAAAGGAATGCAGGATTGTGTCATTGGAAATAAATCTCCTCAAGATTTTTTCTTGGTCCAGAAGCAG GTATACGATTTGTTGAAGAGTGACCACTACCCCTCATTTGTGGTGAGTGATATTTATACTTACCAACTTATGCCGGAGATAAACGACTCAACTATCGATGGGAGTATGAATATTGCTAAAGAAGATTTGAATAAAACAG CCTTTGGTGGAGATTGTTCATCCGATGCTTCGTTACAACGACTACGAATGTTGGAGGGAAAGCTTGAATATAAAGCACAAGCCCTTGAAAGCTTGCTACCATCCGCTAAACTTGATCCTAAG GTAACAGAGCAGTTGGAGGAAGACATAAAGATGTTGCAGCGAGCGAAGATGAAGCAGCAGATCCACATGGAGAGGACTGATGCATGGTGGGAACACATGGGAAGTTGGGCGGCAAACGTACAAGATGCTTATTGCCAACAAGATTCCTCAGAGG GTTCATTAAATGGAGGTGGCCCATTGTACACCATTGTTGTGCAATGTTCTGGTGTTTCTCTGTATGAAGCTACAGACGATGTATCTGGATGGGTGGTCACCAGATGCCTCAGTGACTTCCATAATCTGCATCATTCGCTGAAAGAG TATAGTTCATGGCTTCGTAAGCAAAGTCTTCCAAAACTCCCGATGTTTAGAATGAGAGGAGTATCTGAAAAGTTTCTCCTGGAATCCAAATCCACTCTCAATACATATCtgcataatatattaaaa GATGAGATCTTGAGATGCAGTCAGATCGTCTACTCATTCCTCAGCCCAGGTCCCGACTGCACGAAGATCGGCGAGGATTCAACCTCCCAATCCTCGAAACCAACATCCAACTTTGGAGACTTCTTCAAGAGAATCCCAAAGGATGTTTTTGATCGTGTAGTGAAGCAAGCAGCAGAGGAAGAGAACCTTGATAGTTTAGATGATGATGAGGACAG AGATTCTGTGGCTGCTCCTTTGTATGAACTGATCAgtgaaatatttgaattgCAAGGTCTCTTTCGATTCTTCAGAAGaagtttaattgtttttgtgaGACTTGCTTTCGGTGGTAGCATAAATAG ACAAGTAAGAGAAACAAGCGAATGGTTGTGCTCTGAACCCATGCTTGTATTATATCTGCAAACCTTCCTTGACTCAATGTGGCCTGGTGGGAAACTAGCGCCAGCACTGCAGGAGAGAACCGAAGAC gaaaagtTGCAGACTAAACTTGAGGTACGAGTTAAGTTGTTACAAAGCATACCAGAGATGTTGAATGGATTAGTTGGGCAGGAAAATGCAAAGCGGGGAGTTCTGAAAGTTTTCCATGCTTTGCAGGATCAAAGATTAAACAAGCATCTGTTTTAT ACTCTGCTAGCTGAAATAATTGAAGAAGTCTTTCCAGAAATTCTTACTGGAAACTCCAATTAA
- the LOC100178746 gene encoding phosphatidylinositol N-acetylglucosaminyltransferase subunit A, with protein MRHSIAMVSDFFHPNVGGVENHIYQLSQCVLQLGHKVIIITHSYEERVGLHFVSGMLRVYYLPLFVAYNQCILPTITGTLPMIRTILLNEEITIVHGHSSFSILAHETMFHAKTLGIRTVFTDHSLFGFADTSSIVTNKILELFLTDINFAICVSHTSKENTVLRANLDPKDVFVIPNAIDPSEFIPREENRGKRLLIVVMSRLVYRKGIDFLAEIIPAVCKKFDDVDFLIGGDGPKRLLIEETREQFRLHSRVTLLGSVPHEKVPNILNKGHIFLNTSLTEAFCMAIVEAACCGLQVVSTSVGGIPEVLPSDLIHLAEPRVDSLLQALYDVIVKVKQKQVPTREEMHLRVAPLYTWPKVAKRTEKVYNAAAFRPKPQLSNRIHKFYRCGPVIGRICILFILFNHFLCCLLNLCRPIKTKQRNNGYLKQKKKSS; from the exons atgcgCCACAGTATTGCGATGGTTTCGGACTTTTTCCACCCTAACGTAGGTGGTGTTGAAAATCACATTTACCAGCTATCCCAATGCGTTCTTCAACTCGGACACAAG GTTATTATCATCACACATTCCTATGAAGAGAGGGTTGGCTTGCACTTTGTAAGTGGTATGCTCCGGGTTTACTATTTGCCTCTGTTTGTTGCATATAACCAGTGCATCTTGCCAACGATAACAGGGACACTACCAATGATAAG GACGATATTGCTGAATGAAGAAATCACAATCGTCCACGGACATTCGTCTTTCTCAATACTTGCTCACGAAACAATGTTCCACGCGAAAACTCTTGGAATTCGAACTGTTTTCACTGACCATTCTTTATTCGGCTTCGCTGACACAAGTTCGATTGTAACAAACAAGATTCTCGAACTCTTTTTAACTGACATTAACTTTGCCATATGTGTTTCCCATACCAGCAAG GAAAATACTGTGCTGCGGGCAAACTTAGACCCCAAGGATGTTTTTGTGATCCCAAATGCAATTGATCCGTCGGAATTTATCCCCAGAGAAGAAAACCGAGGAAAAAGATTGCTTATTGTTGTAATGAGCAGACTGGTGTATAGAAAAG GAATAGATTTTCTTGCCGAGATAATTCCTGCTGTATGTAAGAAATTTGATGATGTTGATTTCCTTATTGGTGGTGATGGTCCCAAGCGTTTGCTCATTGAGGAAACAAGGGAACAATTTCGTCTCCATAGCAGAGTTACACTTCTTGGATCAGTTCCTCATGAAAA AGTTCCGAACATTCTTAACAAAGGTCATATATTTCTTAATACCTCTTTAACTGAAGCGTTTTGTATGGCAATTGTTGAAGCTGCTTGCTGTGGATTACAAGTTGTGAGTACAAG TGTTGGTGGAATTCCTGAAGTGTTACCATCCGATCTCATCCATCTTGCTGAACCTCGTGTTGATTCATTGCTACAAGCgttgtatgatgtcatagtgaaGGTGAAACAGAAGCAAGTACCAACCAGGGAAGAAATGCATCTTAGGGTTGCACCTTTATATACATGGCCCAAG GTAGCCAAACGAACTGAAAAAGTTTACAATGCAGCAGCTTTCCGACCAAAACCTCAACTTAGCAACAGAATTCACAAATTTTATAGATGTGGACCAGTTATTG GGAGAATCTGCATTCTTTTTATCCTATTCAATCACTTTCTGTGTTGTTTACTTAACTTGTGTCgaccgattaaaacaaaacaacgaaATAATGGATATTTAAAGCAAAAGAAGAAGTCAAGTTGA